Within Salmo trutta chromosome 30, fSalTru1.1, whole genome shotgun sequence, the genomic segment TGTTGGGTTTCTCTGTTCATTAATCATTAacgctagaatccttagttgctacatccatttttggacttataaatgaatgatatacacAAAGTATACCAAGCATTAGGAGCACCTTCCTCCCCATACTCAACAGTCTGCCGTGtgtaccaagaatggtccaccacccaaaggacatccagccaacttgacacaattgtgggaagcattggagccctaccctccctcactcccttttgccctcagagtagcctcaattcgtcggggcatggactctgaGCATGGACTCCTGTAACACAGCCAGGGAGGAGAGGGCTGGAGGGGAACCACACACAAGGGGTACACCCGACCTCTGACCCTGTACACAGGTCCCTTATCGCCTCCTGTGAACATAACACCTGACCACTCGAAGGGGGTACACCTTATCCCAGCACACCCACCTGGTTACTGGCAGTACCATAACTAGCCAGCACTATGCTCATGTGTTCAAACAGTGTACTGTAGCTACCGaagagatcaaatgttttatttcattagCTACTTTCTCTGAGTTTGTAACTAACATTTGATGCTTTATTTAATTATATGAAAAACAAATGTGCTATTGGTATGCTTTTTGTCTAGTGTTTTGGCTCATATGTATCGAAGTTATCGTTAGTGAACATTTATTAATTTGTTTTATCCTTCCAGGACAATGGAGCTAGTTTAACACATGGTTTTAAAAGCATTTTTGGATGAGGCAGTAGTCCTCCTTGAGCAACTTTTACTATGTTATTGAAAACACATCTCTTTGGTTCTCCCTCCGCATTAaacaaaggttacattttttttttgaaacaagaaaaaaacaaggCAGATATACATGTTTTATTTCCCTTAACATAAGCCATCTCTAGCCCTACTTCCTCTTTCCCTATCACTTCTTATCTTGTCTTTTATCCAGCTATTGGCCAatactccctctctttcttccatTCCTGTCTGTATTCCCATATAGAGAGCCAGCTACAGGGTGGATTGATGGTTCACGTCTGGTATCTTCTAACGCACCAGAGGAGATTGGATGCCTATCTGATTAATCTTCCCCCCTGGTCTCAGCTGTCTAGCCCACACCCTCCTCACTCTTTAATCGTCATGCTGAATAACAGCATTAATATACTAAGGAGAACTTTAAAGCATCTGGTTGTAGTTtgtagttggtgtgtgtgtatgtgggtgcgTGTGTATGTGGTTGGAGTTATCCATCTGTAATTGGAGTTATCCATCTGTAATTGGAGTTATCCGTCTGTAATTGGAGTTATCGTCTGTAATTGGAGTTATCCATCTGTAATTGGAGGTATCCGTCTGTAATTGGAGTTATCCGTCTGTAATTGGAGTTATCCGTCTGTAATTGGAGTTATCCATCTGTAATTGGAGTTATCCATCTGTAATTGGAGTTATCCGTCTGTAATTGGAGTTATCCGTCTGTAATTGAAGTTATCCGTCTGTAATTGGAGTTATCCGTCTGTAATTGGAGTTATCCGTTTGTAATTGGAGTTATCCATCTGTAATTGGAGTTATCCGTCTGTAATTGAAGTTATCCGTCTGTAATTGGAGTTATCCGTCTGTAATTGGAGTTATCCGTCTGTAATTGGAGTTATCCATCTGTAATTGGAGTTATCCATCTGTAATTGGAGTTATCCGTCTGTAATTGAAGTTATCCGTCTGTAATTGGAGTTATCCGTCTGTAATTGAAGTTATCCGTCTGTAATTGGAGTTATCCGTCTGTAATTGGAGTTATCCATCTGTAATTGGAGTTATCCATCTGTAATTGGAGTTATCCGTCTGTAATTGGAGTTATCCGTCTGTAATTGGAGTTATCCGTCTGTAATTGGAGTTATCCGTCTGTAATTGGAGTTATCCGTCTGTAATTGGAGTTATCCATCTGTAATTGGAGTTATCCATCTGTAATTGGAGTTATTCATCTGTAATTGGGAAAAGCCTGATCAATTGAGGATCCGATTCTTTTTTCTGGAGGCTGGGAATCAATGCGATATGTCTGCCGaaacatgtttgaaacatgaaaAGCTGAGCTGAGTTTGAGGGGGGAAACCATAGGAATCAAATTCAATACCCAAAGGGCAATCAAAGACACAAATACATGGGTATTACAATGCATAAACAAAGACATTCATGTTAAAAGCACTAGTGGAATCCGTTGCATTATATACATTTAGGTTGCATAAATCAATGGGAATGTATTCTAAAACATACCGAACGCTGAGACCGAGTTGAACTCAGTTTCAGGGGGGAACCAACCGTAGGAGTGACTGTGGTGAATAAGCAGGAAGCGTATTGAAATGATGCATTGAAATGAAAGTTCTTAACAGCATAGCGCTCCTCCAGCCCATAGAGGATCATGAAATCCCCTATTACgatctctcatcccctcctccctccttctctctttagCCTAACATAAACCACATGCAGGACGCTATGGGTTTAACTTCAATACTATTCCATGAGGCACGGTCGGAGGCCAGCGCTCTTCCATCGGCGTGCTGACGtactgtgatggtgtgtgtgtgtgtgtatgtacgtgcgAGAGATCTGACAGAAGAGGGTGCAAGGAGTGTGTTTAAGAGCctgtgtatgtacatgtgtgtaggCCCATGTGTGTAGGCGCTTGTGTGTAGGCCCATGTGTGTAGGCCCTTGTGTGTAGGCCCATGTGTGTAGGCCCATGTGTGTAGGCCCATGTGTGTAGGCCCATGTGTGTAGGcccatgtgtgtgagtgtgcacgcGCTTGTTTTACGTGTTGTCATTTTCTAGACAAATCTTAGAGGGTAAAGTTTAGCTTTACGATCacaccctctctccttcctctgctCTGATGTTGCaagcggttagagcgttgagtCAGTAATCCAAAGGTCGCTAGTTttaatacccgagccgacaaggtcaAAAATCGGTCgaggtgcccttgagcaaggcacttaactctcatttgctccaggggtgcagtactactatggctgaccctgtaaaacaacacatttcactgcacctatttatgtgacaacaaaacattatttgtaTTATTCAATTTTTTTGGTGTGAACCCTCCCCTCCCAGCCGTAAACACCACTCACCCATCGCCCCACACACCCCTGACACACCCATCACCCAGCTCTTTGATGCAGCCACGCTTTTTGTTCAAGATTGACTTCGAAATTGGACGTCTATCCATGTCCTGATGtccaatgccactccgacatgtccaatgccactccgacatgtccaatgccactccgacatgtccaatgccactccgacatgtccaatgccactccgacatgtccaatgccactccgacattgctggtcctaatatttatatatttcttaattccattcttttacttttagatttgtgtgtattgttgtgaattgttagacactactgcattgttggagctaggaacacaagcacttcgctacacagtaaaatttgatttgattttgatttgaagacATCGGAAATCCATTCAAAGATGGCTACTAAACAGAGCAGCAGGAACAACCCTCGgtggcaaaaaaaaacatttggagAAACGTGGATAAGCGTCTAATTctacagtgagactgtgagagcttgttgaggaggaggaggatgagtaATCCTGAAAAGGAAATTGAGCAGTTAAAGTCAATATTTGTGTTCTTCCCAAAAATAGTCCACTCTAGCCCCTTTAAGTCCGATAATCCCGCAGGGCTTTCTGTCCCGTCCGTGCCCCAACTGAGGGGGGCCTGTGGGGCGGAGGGCAGAACTCTGAATTGCACCCCACCCACCCAAAGTTAGGGGGTCTTTATGGAACACCATCAAGTGCCTTGTCGGGTGAATACCAGAGGAATTGCAGCATGGGAGTGGCTGGCCAGAAGCATGTGTACTAGCTGTACAtgtgtgggagaaagagagagaaaaagtgtgtgtatgtgtgtgggaggAATAATGTGTGCCCTAgcatgagtgtgtctgtgtgttttgtgtttgcaATGTTTTCCGTGGAACCCCTTTTCAAAACACACTTGTGCCACTTTCCCCCTGCTCCGTCTCATTCCCAGCCAACAATAACAGGTGAAAAAACATCCATCCACTGCCAAGGGAGTATCTGTTTCCCttttctttctcctcttctttcctccGAACCATTTTAATAAGATGAGACCAGGGGTGAGTGCCCTACGGGCCCTggccaatagtagtgcactagaaagtgaatagggtgccatttgggaagcaatccacatcactgagaggagaggaaaactCAGACACCTCAGAAGACCAAACATTTTGGTTTCTGTTCTGTCCCCAGATATTCATATATTCACTATATATTGTATATGCCATGTGTTTATATACTAGTATATATACATAGTTGGTTCTGTCCCGGGTTCCCAGCCTGCTTGGTCAAATCCTCCCTATGGGTTATTGCTGTAGTACAGATTAAAAGGAAAGAACTGTTCACAATTATAAGGTCGTACTGAATACTAAAATACTTCCCTATGGCAAGCCAGTGTTTTTCTTTTGGAATACTTTACTTTAGTGAGATAAAATGGGGTTTGTGTGATCTTTGAACCAGCCAGTGGGTTGTAGTTGAAGTGGCCTCTGGCTTGGGTTGGGATGTGTTTGGTTATACGTTAAAAGAAAACACTTGAATTTGCTTCACCTCATACACACTTGAACCGCATCGTCGAAGTCTATTGTAAACACGTTATAGTTTCAGTTACATGCTTTActctatttttgttttgttttaacacTGCATTTTATTTGACAATGATTTCCCCTTGTGTTTCCTCTTTATAGACGAACCGCGCCCTCTGCCTTCACAGTTTAATGGGGGACCTCTGCTGGCCCTGCCTGGGCCCCTACaccccctgcctcccctctctacctctcccaccACCGACTCCCCCCTTGCCCCCTCTGTGTGTCCCATGCTGACCtcccccaccctcacccctcctcctctgctcccccAATCCTCTGACTCTCCCCTGGCTTTCGGCACCACCAACCCAGACCAGAGTGGTGGTCCAGTGGCCCCTGTTGCTCCCGGGGCCCTGGCCggcccagagacagaagaggacaaAGCTAAGAAACTCCTCTACTGCTCACTCTGCAAAGTAGCCGTCAACTCCCTTTCACAGCTGGAGGCTCACAACAAAGGTACGTAAATGTACGTATGGATAGTGACCATCTTCAGGTTACTAATCTCGTAGAGGACAGTCCTCTGAATAGTCAGTACTTAACGGCGAATTCCTTACCAACAGACCTGGGCTAATATAgtgtttgttttctttcaaatactttgagagCTTGAGATTTAGCCTGTGTGGAGTGCCAGATGAAAAAAATCTAAGATTTAAACTCAGAACGGCTCTCCTCTACCCATCTGCTTGGCCTGCGTCACCCTCATCAACACCACCATTTTCATTTTATCCCGCACTTAGGGAAAATAAAACCCAAACGGGGTAAGAGTTTCAAGTTCAAACACAGATGAGGGTGCTTCTATAACAAAAGTATCTTGATGACCAAATAAATCAAAGGTGCTAGACTCCAGCTAAGCATAACCTCTTCAACCACAGCTTCCTTCTCAAAATGGTTTTACTGTAGTGTCTGATCCAACATGCCCCGAGTAGCAtatttctcctctcttccttcctgttTCTACACGTCCTCTACCACCCAGCCAGCGTAGCCTACACGGCCCAGTTACAGTACAAATAACGCCTTGATAATAATTCTATAAAGTTATTGAGTCTCCCACTCAAACATTCATGATGTACCTTGTGATATTGTAAGCGGATGCAGCAGAAAGCTGGTCTCTGTTGCCCCAGGCATTCAGCCTGAATAGGAAGCCGAGAAAGTCCTGTTAATGCTGGTAGATGAGGCCCTCTTAATGCTCCACCACTGGAGGAGTTTCTTTAAGCCTGTAAAACCACAGAGCTGTTATGaggccagacctgggttcaaatagtatttgtttcctCTCAACTCCATTCGGCCTCAACCTTCCACTCAGTCTCAGTGGCTTTGTTTTTAACCGGGGAAGCAGTTAACTTGCCCTCACTCCCTCTGTGTTCTGATTCATgtcacacacgcaggcacgcacacacacacacacacacacacacgcacacacacacgcacacacacacacacacacacacacacacacgcacacgcacacacacacacaccagtccctACATATCCCCATTACCACGCCACAGCAGTAAGGCAGTGTTGTTAAGGGAATGAGAATAGCCTTGGACTACCAGCCAGCCAGACATGATAATACACATCAATGAACAGCTTAATGTAGATTAAGTGTCCACCAATGGAAAAAGAATCACTGATATCATTAGAGTAACCTCCGGAAGGCTTTTTGTAATAGATGTTTGATTGAGCCCCAGGGGCAGGACACAGAGATGAAGGAATAAGATAAGATTGCTAGCTGATCGTGTAACAGAGGgctccctctcatctcttcttACAGTATGCATGTGCACTCAAGCACTAATTAAGTACGTACATGCAAACTCCCACAAAGGTCATTTACGCTACAGATATGAAACAATCAGAGATAAACGTAGACACTCAGACGTGTGTTTGTATGACAGCGACAGTGGCTGCAGTTCAATCTGGGCAGAATAACAACCCAAATCAACACACAGTCTGGAAGCAATATTCTCTCTTTCCCTAAATAATACTCAAACGTTACAGAGTCCAAAATAAAAAAGACTTGttgcacagacagagagacagactgtgtGGCTAGCGGTGCGACGGACAttacatacagagaggagagatcaaGGTTATGGATGGATGTGTATTCAACCGTAATCATACGTTTATACAATGGTTTCCtttctgtgtttttgtctgtttTCATGTTTAGAAACTTCTCCTGTCTATTTGCGTAGTGCTTTAGTTAATTGTAAACATGAGTCGAGCTCGACTCGCAGAGCACAAGTGAAAAACACCCCGAGGGGGTTCGTCCATTGTCGGCCCAGAATAGAACAAAGGCAGCAACAAAAGTGTACATTTTTGTCCACACGTGAAATCAGTCATTCCAGTCATCGCTCCTCCCCCCCCCCGACCTCCCCCACTCCCCATGTTCTCCTGCTGTAACCTCTAACTCACTTCTCAAAGCTCAAAGATTTGGTAGAACAAGTTAAGCCTGCGCCCCAAATGGCATCCTTTCCgttatatagtgctctacttttgaccagggcccatagggaatagggtgccatttgggacacacttaAACCTCTCAGTCAGACAGAGTGCAACCAGACTGCTTGGGGGTTTGGGattgggagaggaggggggaggacagCGGGGGAGGAAGGAGTGGAGGCAGGGGCAGGGGCGGCAGAGGGTAGGACATGACTGGAATTTTTCAGCCAAGAGCAGAACATGCAATTAATTATAGGAACTATTCTGGCACAACGTCgtcagtgctgtctgtctgtgtaatcCTAACCATTCAAAAAATGTGAACACTCATATTTCTGCTCATGAGAGGCAGCTCTTCCATTCTTTCAAGACCAAACGCAGTTGACCTGGCTACGCACGAGTCGACTTCAATTTATAGATGCTGTTCTAGACAGTTGACCCCTGTAAGACATTATTACAGCCACCCATATGACCTCTCAGtcaagctaaccctaacccagaacaTTGAATTAGCTACCCTAAGAGAACAGAGAGATCTAAAGACGTGTTTCGGTGCCAACGTCAACGCTAACAATGCCGAGATCCTGAAAAACACCATCTTATGTTACTTCCGTCACTAACCCTTCTGTCGACGACAGCGTTACCTTATCACTGTGGCCCTCTAGTGGCGAATATATTACACTACACCTCCCAGTCCCATTCCACTAACTGAACGTGTGCTGAGTTAGCGATGATGACGAGACGTTCCAGAGAGTGCATTAGGCTGGCTCTCTCGTTGTCATATTCTCCATCACCATATGCCGTTCTGTGGTATGAAGGATTTTAGATATACATGGGTGACGAGCTCTAGCAATCATTTGTGGGATTGTTAGACACCATTTTCTTTAAGTCAATTAAataatacgtgtgtgtgtgtgtgtgtgtgtgtgtgtgtgtgtgtgtgtgtgtgtgtgtgtgtgtgtgtgtgtgtaggtaccaAACACAAAACTATCCTGGAGGCTCGCAGTGGGCTGGGTCCCATTAAGGCGTACCCTCGACTGGGCCCCAAACTCCCGGGGGAGCTGGGAGGGGGGCCGCTGGACCCCAACACTCAGGAACGCACCTTCCACTGTGAGATTTGCAACGTGCGGGTCAACTCCGAACTGCAGCTCAAGCAggtgagagagatggaaaggggggCACATCATACTGCATCTTTTTCTTAATCAACTAACTAGAGACTACTGGTTTTGTTTACCTATCATTTGTACCTTAAATATTGCAGTTAGGCTCCTTAGTCCAGAGCTCAGTCAGTTCAAATTCGCTAAACGCTTCCTTGTAAGCTCCACCATTACCCTGATTATACCTATTCAGATCGGCAAACGTTGAAGGGTTAGGGAGTTAAGGAGTAGATTGGGACCGGCTGTTAGAGAATTCAAGAGGTCAGAGTTCaaccctacctgtctgtctgtctggctgctgTCTAACACTgcaccctgtctttctctctctctctctctctctctctctctctctctcctaatctctctctctccctctctctttctctctcgctctctcgccctGCAGCACATATCTAGTCGAAGGCACCGGGACGGAGTGGCAGGGAAACCCAACCCACTCCTCAGCCGACACAAGAAGCACAGGGGAGCTGACCTCACGGTAACTTTTCACCTCTACGACCACTATCGTGCCAGGGCTAGATCAGATTATCAATCAGCGCGTTTGACTGGATCAGCCTGATCGGGACTCGAAGGGGTTGGTAGATCAGTGATTGTGTAAAGTTCAAACTGCAGTGTTGTCTATCTCAAACACGCACACTGTTAATTAACAAGAGGAGGTTTGGCTGTCTCCTGAGTAGTCAGTACTTAATGGTAAAGTAGATTCAGAGGAGGCTGCTGGGAGGAGatgtaggaggacaggctcattgtaatggctggaatggaatcaattgaATGGTACCAAACAAATAAAGACAACGTGTTTGCctccattccattaattccattccagccattacaatgagcccattctCCTACAGCTCCTCCCATGAGCCTCCTCTGAGTAGATTCCTTACCAAAGCGCTGAAGATCCATTTTGTAGCTTGCTGGAAACATAGTTTGATTAGAAACCTCTGTGTTATAAGAGGTTCATACTGAAATGGAATTTCTATATTTGTTCCCCTGAATCCCTTGTGTTCACCTTCTGCCACTAAACATTGtatccgtctctccctccctctctttctccctcgctctctgcctctctctccccacagtcCTCTCTGACCTTCTCTAAGGATCTCTCCAAATGTTTGGGCGCTGGGCTCTTGCCCAGTCCCCTGGCGGTTGCCGCGGCGATGGCGGCCGCCGCTTCCTCAAACCACCAATTGGCTCAGCTTCGCGCCGCAGCGTCTTCCGTCCACCACCCCTcgcatcaccaccaccaccacctattaCAGGGCCCGCCTCTCAGCCACGCCATCCTAAGACCCGCCCCCGGACCCATGCGTACCTCCCACGGGCCAATCCTCTTCTCTCCTTACTGActccacccccctccacctcGGCCAGTCAGGAGCAGCCACTCCAAAAGCACACTGTGAAGAAATAATCAACATAAAATGACAAACAGCAATTGATAAGTTAAACAAATCATCGGTGAACAAATCAAACGTAAAAAAACATCTAGAGGAGTAGAAAAGAAAGGGAAGAGGGCACTCTGACCTGAaactctccctccatctcatagACTTGTGACTGCGAGTGATagactgatggagagagagggagagagagcgataggaGGAGTGATACACAGTATGCATTGGATAGACTCCCCTGTTCATCTCtcacctccccacctccctctcccccacacacTGTGAGCTCCATCACTGCATAGAACAAACTGATGAGACtgatcgcacacacacacacacacacacacacacacacacacacacacacacacacacacacacacacacacacacacacacacacacacctccactgcAGCTAACTATTCCAGTGCAGTGTGTGCTGGGCCACACTCCGAGTATGTATGGTTTCCTCATCATTCTGGTCTAACGTGTACTTAATGTACTattcacctccacctcctcctatgCACCTCCAAACCAAGAGAATATTGTTACTATAGTATGCCAGTACAGTAGGCTAGCTGCTTTTCAGTGGTCTTCTTCGCTATTATAAACGTGTGTAGCCATGTATAAGTATAGCAATATTCCACAATACTGTAAATTTCTCCTCCCGCTCTCGGGGGCACAAACGAAACGGGCAACCTTGTTCCTCATTGTGGGTGACCCCTAGGTTCTCTTCCTATTGGTGGACCTATAGGTCCTTGTTAGAGTATTACCGTGGGTGACAACAGGATTGTGATGGTCACGTCTTGATGTGTGAAGCGTGGGGGTGGGGCAGAGGAGAAGAGAACAGGACTGTAAGGGGATTTgtgaaaaaaggtgctatctagaatctaaaagggttctttggctgcccCTGTAGGAGGActctttgaataaccctttttggttgcacgTAGAacactttccacagagggttctacacggaacccaaaagagttcctctcgaaccaaaaagggttctcctatggggacagagtGTAGGGGCATTatgggggagagaaaggagagcggggtaagagaggagaagggaacaGGACTTTAGGGTACTTGTGGCAGGACTAGGTGAGAGGACGACCAGCGTGGGTCACTGGATATCTGGACCCAGGGGCACAGTGGAGGAGGCGGAGACACGCTGGCGTTCGAAAATAGATTGTAACAACAAAGATGGCtgcagggggagggggggagtgtGTCAACCACTATAACGATCACAGCTAAACCTCTCCACCGGATAGGAGAGcgcgagaacagagagagaggagctagggCAGAGGAGGCATGCATTGGTTCATACTGCCCCTTTAACACAGTAACCTGGAACCTTGCCATATACTTTAACTGGTATTGCAGCATCTACTACTCATTGAGACCACAATGTGAGTCTTAGTCCTCAAAGTACAACCACATGAGAGTCTGTtcttgtgtgcgtttgtgtgtgtccctGAGAGCGtgtggagagaatgatttgtgTATCTGCGATAAAGCACAGGATTCCGGATTCCATCCACCtatgcaacccccccccccccacccccaccccacccccataTGAACTCCATACAGTGTTGGTGGTGTGACCAGTGTACAGTATCTCTACGTAGAGTATCtccctgtatgtctctctgtccttctctctgtgtGGGGCCTGTAGTTCTGGGATCTGGAAGGGTCAGGGTCTTCTCTTATGCATCACTggatcgaccccccccccccccccccccggagggTTGGTTTAAGGCTACATAAGGGCAACAAGGGGACCCCGAACTCCCAAACGATCTCTACCAGATCCCCCGAGAGAGACAAAGAGCGAGAGCGGCACAgcgagatggagcgagagagagagagagagagaagacactgaACTTAAGTGACAACCACCCCGGAGCACTAGCACAGCAAGGTCACACATAGTGTATTTAGGACAGGCCTGGGAAACCCTGCCCAGCCCTCTTTATTTTTGACATCCACACCTTCCTGTCTTTAAACGGAAAGCCATGCAATGCTAGGTGTATTATTTTACCATGAGTGATCAATGTTTTGTTCTGTTGTATTTTGGGACGGTTGGTTCATTTTCATAGTTACCTACACAATTATAGTGATGtgcaaataataataaataaaaaaataaaaaaattctatTTAGTAGGGAATGGTTGGAGACGGGTGGAAGTGAGAAGGATGGAATATTTAGGAGTTGGTAAGATACCGGATGCAGAGACTGAGACTGTGCTGTCCACCTACAGTAGGCTAACTGAACTGAGAATTAGACGAAGAGAAGCCTGCCCTGCTGAACACTGCTATAGCACTGGGCCGTGTTCACGACGGCCACAAAACTGAGGAAAACTAGCCGAAACAGAGCTGAACAGGGTGATACTACCTGAAGtcgtccaataagaaacgccTGCGttcgttttctgttgcaaaaagtgccctaatgaacaccacCCAAACGGAGATGTACACTGCCCTTCCAGCGAGAAGCAATGTGTTCTAATGTCTTACCTTTGATCGAAGAGTTAACTTGTTGTTATTCAGCGTAAACAATGTGTTGTACACTACAGGGTAATGTACAGTGAACTCTGGGTCCTAGATGTGCTTAAATGCATTTTGTCCTGTTCAGGTCACATGGTCGAGTCACATAGTCAGTGTAAAACTCCTGGTCCTATGAATGGGAAATGTACCTGATAATAGGCCTTTTATGTTCGtccacagagaggggtggtctgCAGAGGTGTACAGTAGAGAAGCCCAATACTAAATGGACCCCTAGACACTATGCACTTGCAGCGATCTCAGCGGATTGGACACAACAATGCCGTCTAGTCAATCAGTCGGACAGATTGTGCTACTACCATATTGCGTATCTAATCATCTTAAGATTTTTTTCAAGTGCATAGGTTGAAGGGTCTAGAGGTCGATTTGGGACAGGGCCAGAAGAGGGACAATAAAGAAGCAGTTTAGGGAAGGGCTGTTAATATGAGATGGGTGAAAGAGAGATAACTGGAAAGCAGCCCATCTCTGCTTGGGGAACGGTACATACATGCCAGGTAGCAACCTGGCAAGTTGATCTGACAAGATTTTTTCATTTAGTTTGaactttttgtgtttttgttgcaTTGTGTTTCATTTTCGTGTGTGAGAAATAAGGTTGAGTATTGAGTAATAAATCCTGATATGACAGAATATATGATTATATCAATGCCATTATGTAAGAGCTGACTGAGTCAGTTTATCCACCAATGTGCTCTTTTGGTTAACTTGATCTTAATCCTGATCTTAAACTTGATCTTGACTTGGTGGAGATGATTTCATTTGTGTGAAGTTAAAAAGTGTACTTGGAGTAGTGCTCTTGTTCATGTTGGTGTGTATCAttatggctgcatcccaaatggtacactAAGCCCAtagcgctctggtcaaaagtaatgcactatatagggaatagggtgccatttcagatgcacccTGTGTAATATTGTGTGTGTTGAGACCTGCTCTCCCCACTccccaccaatcagagaccagagAAGCCATGGCTGGAACAGAAGTGGCCTATCACGTTACAGGAGACAAACCTTAACCCAGGCAGGGTGGCCGACCACAATAGAGGAGACAAACCTTAACCCGCCCACGCAGGCACAGACGTTATAGATTGTTTCCTGATATAAGGTTGACAAAGCATCACACATTATTAACAACCATGACCCATCGATCAGTTCAAAGTGTTTGATTCTGTCACTGTTAGATCCATGAAGTAGAAATCCACATATATGTTCATATCGTAGTCACCTCAAATGGTACGTTCATCCTCATGTATTAGTCAAACTGTTGAACCTATTTTCTGAGCAGGTGTCCTGGTAGCTGTGTGTAGGCTCTTAGCCTTATTCCATCCTTATTAATCACCAGAGGCAGAGAATgctgcccaaatggcaccctattcactatgtactgccctggtcaaaagtag encodes:
- the znf385a gene encoding zinc finger protein 385A isoform X6; protein product: MQMDPVQKAVINHTFGVPLVKTKRPIISCNVCQIRFNSESQAEAHYKGNRHARRVKGIETSKSRPQEGDKPAPPVPLSPSDPGGPHTATSDISDPCNADEPRPLPSQFNGGPLLALPGPLHPLPPLSTSPTTDSPLAPSVCPMLTSPTLTPPPLLPQSSDSPLAFGTTNPDQSGGPVAPVAPGALAGPETEEDKAKKLLYCSLCKVAVNSLSQLEAHNKGTKHKTILEARSGLGPIKAYPRLGPKLPGELGGGPLDPNTQERTFHCEICNVRVNSELQLKQHISSRRHRDGVAGKPNPLLSRHKKHRGADLTSSLTFSKDLSKCLGAGLLPSPLAVAAAMAAAASSNHQLAQLRAAASSVHHPSHHHHHHLLQGPPLSHAILRPAPGPMRTSHGPILFSPY
- the znf385a gene encoding zinc finger protein 385A isoform X5: MQLKDPADSEQETRMDPVQKAVINHTFGVPLVKTKRPIISCNVCQIRFNSESQAEAHYKGNRHARRVKGIETSKSRPQEGDKPAPPVPLSPSDPGGPHTATSDISDPCNADEPRPLPSQFNGGPLLALPGPLHPLPPLSTSPTTDSPLAPSVCPMLTSPTLTPPPLLPQSSDSPLAFGTTNPDQSGGPVAPVAPGALAGPETEEDKAKKLLYCSLCKVAVNSLSQLEAHNKGTKHKTILEARSGLGPIKAYPRLGPKLPGELGGGPLDPNTQERTFHCEICNVRVNSELQLKQHISSRRHRDGVAGKPNPLLSRHKKHRGADLTSSLTFSKDLSKCLGAGLLPSPLAVAAAMAAAASSNHQLAQLRAAASSVHHPSHHHHHHLLQGPPLSHAILRPAPGPMRTSHGPILFSPY
- the znf385a gene encoding zinc finger protein 385A isoform X2, with the translated sequence MRVSFTHLHLAFGGINRAGAMPAFLRTPTMIQPHLDMKPFLQFPMDTAPPQHSMGLFHNFNTMDPVQKAVINHTFGVPLVKTKRPIISCNVCQIRFNSESQAEAHYKGNRHARRVKGIETSKSRPQEGDKPAPPVPLSPSDPGGPHTATSDISDPCNADEPRPLPSQFNGGPLLALPGPLHPLPPLSTSPTTDSPLAPSVCPMLTSPTLTPPPLLPQSSDSPLAFGTTNPDQSGGPVAPVAPGALAGPETEEDKAKKLLYCSLCKVAVNSLSQLEAHNKGTKHKTILEARSGLGPIKAYPRLGPKLPGELGGGPLDPNTQERTFHCEICNVRVNSELQLKQHISSRRHRDGVAGKPNPLLSRHKKHRGADLTSSLTFSKDLSKCLGAGLLPSPLAVAAAMAAAASSNHQLAQLRAAASSVHHPSHHHHHHLLQGPPLSHAILRPAPGPMRTSHGPILFSPY
- the znf385a gene encoding zinc finger protein 385A isoform X4, with amino-acid sequence MPAFLRTPTMIQPHLDMKPFLQFPMDTAPPQHSMGLFHNFNTVSSIYNTMDPVQKAVINHTFGVPLVKTKRPIISCNVCQIRFNSESQAEAHYKGNRHARRVKGIETSKSRPQEGDKPAPPVPLSPSDPGGPHTATSDISDPCNADEPRPLPSQFNGGPLLALPGPLHPLPPLSTSPTTDSPLAPSVCPMLTSPTLTPPPLLPQSSDSPLAFGTTNPDQSGGPVAPVAPGALAGPETEEDKAKKLLYCSLCKVAVNSLSQLEAHNKGTKHKTILEARSGLGPIKAYPRLGPKLPGELGGGPLDPNTQERTFHCEICNVRVNSELQLKQHISSRRHRDGVAGKPNPLLSRHKKHRGADLTSSLTFSKDLSKCLGAGLLPSPLAVAAAMAAAASSNHQLAQLRAAASSVHHPSHHHHHHLLQGPPLSHAILRPAPGPMRTSHGPILFSPY